A portion of the Nostoc sp. KVJ3 genome contains these proteins:
- a CDS encoding pentapeptide repeat-containing protein — translation MPQDFSGQNLRGRSFKGQNLEGANFSGEDIRGADFTGANLRNANFSHATAGLQKRWAIFLVGVSWLLSGVSGFFSVFTGTVIASIFDSSIPENQVAGCTALIVVIVVFIVILRQGFNSAIAITGAIAGVIAGAIAIAIAGVIVITIAITGARATAIAIAGAIIIAIAGIIAIAIAIAGVIVITIAGAITIAIAGA, via the coding sequence CCGGTCAAAATCTCAGAGGTCGTTCTTTCAAAGGTCAAAACCTTGAGGGTGCAAATTTTAGTGGTGAAGATATCCGAGGGGCAGATTTTACAGGGGCGAATCTGAGGAACGCAAACTTTAGTCATGCTACTGCTGGGTTGCAAAAGCGTTGGGCTATTTTTTTAGTCGGTGTTTCATGGTTACTGTCTGGAGTTTCTGGATTTTTCTCAGTTTTTACTGGAACGGTGATAGCTAGTATATTTGATAGTTCAATTCCCGAAAATCAAGTTGCAGGTTGCACCGCCTTAATAGTAGTAATTGTTGTTTTTATAGTTATCCTTCGCCAAGGATTCAACTCAGCCATCGCCATCACTGGAGCCATTGCTGGAGTTATCGCCGGAGCCATCGCCATCGCCATTGCCGGAGTCATCGTCATCACCATCGCCATCACCGGAGCTAGAGCCACCGCCATCGCCATCGCCGGAGCCATCATCATCGCCATTGCCGGAATCATTGCCATCGCCATTGCCATTGCTGGAGTCATCGTCATCACTATCGCCGGAGCTATCACCATCGCCATTGCCGGAGCC